The genomic region CGCACCAGATAGGCCAACCCTAGCGCAAAAGCCGTGCCCGTGATCAACAGGCCCGGATCCCAACCAGTCAGCGCAAGGACGGTATCGGCAAGCCGGTGATCCACCGCCGCCAAGGGGATGAGGAGCCCAAGCGCCAGCACGGCCCCCGGCGCGGCGTAGCCGACAAGCGTCAAGGGCAGCACCCAGCGCACCACCCGTGAGCCCGACTGGCGCAGCGCATAGACCAGAAACAGCGCGGCCCCAACCGTGGCCAGCGAGGCCAGCCCCGCGACAACCAGTGTGTTCCACAGCGCGTCGATCAACCCCGGTGCAAGCCAGCCTTCGGGCGCCGCCATGCTGTTGGCCAGCATCACACCGACCGGCAGCACAAACCCAGCGGCAAAGGGCAGCAGGCAGGCCGCCGTCGCGAGCCACCGGCGCCAGCCAAGGATCGCCTGCCGCTCGATCGGGCGGGACCCTCGGCCAAGGCGGTAGAACCGCGCGCTGCCACGCCCTGCCCGCTCCAGCCCGACAAGAAGAAGGATCAGCATGAGGATGACCCCGGCAATCTGCGCCGCACCACCGGCATTGCCACCATTCAGCCAGGTGGAAAAGATGCCCGTCGTCAGCGTCTGCACCCCGAAGTGCTGCACCGTGCCGTAGTCGGCCACCGTCTCCATCAGGGCCAGCGCCACACCGGCGGCGATGGCTGGGCGGGCCAGCGGCAGGCCTACACGCCAGAACATCCCCCATGGGCCGCAGCCCAAGGCCCGCGCTACCTCATAGGTGCAGCCCGATTGCTCGCGGTAGGCGGCCCGCGCCAGCAGATAGACATAAGGGTAAAGCGCAAGGGACAGGACAAGAACAGCGGCCCACAGCGACCGGGTTTCCGGAAACCAGTAATCCCGCGCCGAGGCCCAATCGAAGGTCGCGCGCATGGCGGTCTGCAGTGGCCCGGCATAATCCAGAAAATCAACCAGCGCGTAGGCCCCGACATAGGCCGGGATTGCCAGCGGGAACAGCAGGGCCCAGGCCAGCCAGTCGCGTCCGGGAAAGCGGTATTGGCTGACCAACCAGGCCGCCCCGGTACCGATCAGCGCGGTCAGCAGGGCCACGCCCAGCATCAGCAGTACCGTTGTCAAAAGATACCGCGGCAGCACCGTCGCAAGCAGGTGGGGCCAGATGTTTTCCACCGGATTGAAGGCGATCCAGACGATGGACAGGATCGGCGACAGAACCACTGCCGCAATAATCACAGCCCCCGGGGTCCAGAGGTCCAGCCGCAGGCGGCGGGGTGGCGTGGCAAGTTGACTGAAACGGTCGGTCATCTTGCCGGGGCTTACAGGAAAGCCGTTTAACTGTCCAGAAAGGCCCTTACAGTAGGGTCACAGCCCCGCTACAAAGTTGCGGCGAACCCGTCAAGGCAGGGCCCCATGCGCATCGTCTATCATCTGGGTGCCCATTGCACCGACGAGGACCGTCTGGTTCGCTGTCTGCTGAAGAACCGCGCCACGCTGGCCGAACAGGGGATCGCCGTCCCCTCGCCCACTCGGTATCGCAAGCTGTTGCGCGACACAGCCCTGCAGTTGCGCGGACAGGCCGCGTCAGACGACACGCAGGCGATGGTCCTGGAACAGATCACGGATGAACCGCAGGCAGAGCGGTTGATCCTCTCCTGGCCAAGTTTCCTCAGCTTTCCGGCCTATGCCTTGCTTGGCGGCCTCTACAGTTCGGCCGGGGAAAGGGTGCGGGCCTATACCCAGATCTTTCCCGATACCGAGGCCGAGTTTCACCTTGCCATTCGCAACCCGGCCACCTTCCTGCCGAGCCTGCAGGACGCGGTGACGGCCAAAGGGCATCAGGATATTCTGACCGGGATCGATCCTTTGGGGCTGCGCTGGTCGGATGCGGTGCGGCACCTGCTCGCCGCCAATCCCGGCGTGCCGCTCACGCTGTGGTGCGACGAGGAGACGCCCCTGATCTGGCCCGAGGTTTTGCAAGCCGTATCAGGCCACGCCGCAGAGACCGAACTGGTCGACACGGATGAAGTGCTGACCCTGATCATGACCGAGATCGGCATGGGCAGGCTGCGGGCCTATTGCGCCGAGCATCCGCCGCAGTCGGTCACCCAACGGCGGCGGATCGTGACGGCTTTTCTGGAAAAGTTCGCCCGACCGGAACTGGTAGAGCAGGAAATCACCCTGCCCGGCTGGACCGACGATCTGGTGGAAGAGGTGACGCAGGCCTATCTTGTGGATGTCGAACGTATCCGCAGCATGCCGGGCGTCACCGTGATCGGGGCGTAGTTGTGCCTCAGCTCATGCCAAGGGCGGCTTTGTAAAGCTCCAGCACTGCCTCTTCCTCGGCCAGTTCGTCCGGCTTGCGCTTGCGGATGGCCACAACCTTGCGCAACACGCGCGTGTCATAGCCACGGCCCTTGGCTTCGGCCATCAGCTCTTTCTGCTGGTCGGCAACGTCCTTCTTCTCGGACTCAAGCTGTTCGAACCGTTCGATGAACTGGCGCAGCTCGTCAGCGGTCACGGCATAGGGATCGTTCGCGTCGGCCATCTTCGTCCTCGGGCTGCTTGGGATGTCTGGGGGTTCCTACCCTGCCGGTGCGGGCAGGTTCAAGCAGGAACGGCGGCTTGAATGCGCAACGTGAAGCGGCTAGACGCGGGCGCATGGCAGAATGCAGCAGGAGCGCGACATGCAGGTCTTGATCTGGGCGGGAGCGGCCTTGACGCTGATCGGGATCGGTGGCCTTGGCTACTGCGTTCTGAAAGCAATGCGCGCCAGACGTTCGGGGCTGGACGATGCCGGGATGCGGGCAGAACTGCAGAAAGTCGTGCTGCTGAACACCGTGGCGCTTGGCGTGTCGGCGCTGGGGCTGATGATGGTGGTCGCAGGAATCGCCTTGGGTTAAAGTCGACCGGATCAGGGGCTGCCATCCAGCACCGACAGGCGGCGCCCGTCCTGAATAAGCCGGTCCAGCAGGGACGCAGGGGTCCAGACCGGATCCTCGGCTGCCCAAAGCCTAAGGTCATGGCGCAGGACCAGCAGGCCGCGCCGGTCGGCCAGATGCATGGGCCCGCCCTTCCAGCGCGGAAAGCCATACCCAGCGACCAACAGATGGTCGATGTCGGAAGGTCGCCGCGCCACGCCCTGATCCAGCAAGCGCAACCCCGCAGTCGTCATGGCGCCAAGCCAGCGATTGCAAATCTCAGCCTCCGTCATGTCGCGCGCTGTAGCGGCACCCTGAGTGTCCGGCAGGCGCACCCCGTAGGCCGATACTGCTGCTGCAAGCTGGCGCAGCGCTACGCCCGAAGCGGCAAGCCGCGCCAGTGCCAGATCGCCTGCCCGCATCACAGTGCGGCCAAGCCCGGGGCGGTGACCCACCAACAGGGGGACAAGGCGCAGCCGCCGCAGCCCGGCCACGGCCGTGGCGATGGCCTGCGGGGCTTCCTCGGCCAGTATCGACACTTCGCAGGCCCGGCCCGACGGGGCGATGGAAAGACCCATCTCGCCCTCGGCCCCATCCAGCACCACAAGGGCCGTCCCGTCCGAATGGGTGCGCAAGGGACCGGCAATCGGGGCCGTGGCGTGGACTTGCAGGGCAAGCCCGTTCAGATCGGCCGAATCCTCGACATGCTGCAGGTCTTTGGGATCAGGGTCAAACGGGCCAAGGCTTGCCATCATGACCCGACGAGACGGGTGCAGCCAACGCAGGGGAATGCGTTCCCGCAGCGCAGCGCGGGCAAGGAGGACAAGAGCAGGGGCCTCGCCCACAAGCCCAAGGGTGGTCAGGGGCACTGGCTCGGCCCGGGCAACGGCGGCGGGCAACCGGGCTGCGCGCCGTTCGGCCTGGGCGATGGCGCAGAGGGCGGCAGCTTCCGGCGTCGCTTCCAGATCGGTACGCGCGACAGTCTCGAAGCTGTCAGCACTTTCGGCGGGCAGCAGCAGGGCCGCCTCGACGCAGTCGGTGATCCGCCGCGTCGCGGGCAAAGCGCCGACATGCGCCCGGCGCGCTGCAGCCACTGCCGCCTGCCAGCTGGCGGCGGCTTCAGGGGGACGGACAAGTCCTTGGCCCGGCAGGCTTTGACCCCGGGCCAGCCCTTCGGCCAAAGCGATGGCCGCAGGCAACAGGGGGCCGGTGGCAAGCTCGTCCAGCAAGCCAAGACCCAAAGCTTCGGCGTCTGGAACGACCCGACCTGTCAGAAGCAACTGCAGCGCAGCACTGGCCCCGACACGCTGGGGCAAACGACGGGTGCTGCCTGCCGTGGGGCAAAGCCCCAGCGCCACCTCAGGAAAGGCGATGCGGCAGCCGGGCGCGCCAATCCTGGCATGGGCCGCTAGCGCCAG from Tabrizicola piscis harbors:
- a CDS encoding ABC transporter permease, coding for MTDRFSQLATPPRRLRLDLWTPGAVIIAAVVLSPILSIVWIAFNPVENIWPHLLATVLPRYLLTTVLLMLGVALLTALIGTGAAWLVSQYRFPGRDWLAWALLFPLAIPAYVGAYALVDFLDYAGPLQTAMRATFDWASARDYWFPETRSLWAAVLVLSLALYPYVYLLARAAYREQSGCTYEVARALGCGPWGMFWRVGLPLARPAIAAGVALALMETVADYGTVQHFGVQTLTTGIFSTWLNGGNAGGAAQIAGVILMLILLLVGLERAGRGSARFYRLGRGSRPIERQAILGWRRWLATAACLLPFAAGFVLPVGVMLANSMAAPEGWLAPGLIDALWNTLVVAGLASLATVGAALFLVYALRQSGSRVVRWVLPLTLVGYAAPGAVLALGLLIPLAAVDHRLADTVLALTGWDPGLLITGTAFALGLAYLVRFFGIAQGALDAAFGRVSPSLPMAARSLGRTAGGTLGAVYLPLMRGSVFMALLVVFVDCVKELPATLLLRPFNYNTLSTRVYELASLERLSEAAPAALVVMAVGLVAVGLLAHGQRD
- a CDS encoding DUF2312 domain-containing protein, which translates into the protein MADANDPYAVTADELRQFIERFEQLESEKKDVADQQKELMAEAKGRGYDTRVLRKVVAIRKRKPDELAEEEAVLELYKAALGMS
- a CDS encoding enoyl-CoA hydratase-related protein; translated protein: MATGGLLVDFQDRTLILTLANAPSNGLTPALRAALLTELATPFAGCDSVVLAGAGVNFSSLLPMEPDTAQPSLADLCRAVSGASVPVVAAIQGLAMGPGAELALAAHARIGAPGCRIAFPEVALGLCPTAGSTRRLPQRVGASAALQLLLTGRVVPDAEALGLGLLDELATGPLLPAAIALAEGLARGQSLPGQGLVRPPEAAASWQAAVAAARRAHVGALPATRRITDCVEAALLLPAESADSFETVARTDLEATPEAAALCAIAQAERRAARLPAAVARAEPVPLTTLGLVGEAPALVLLARAALRERIPLRWLHPSRRVMMASLGPFDPDPKDLQHVEDSADLNGLALQVHATAPIAGPLRTHSDGTALVVLDGAEGEMGLSIAPSGRACEVSILAEEAPQAIATAVAGLRRLRLVPLLVGHRPGLGRTVMRAGDLALARLAASGVALRQLAAAVSAYGVRLPDTQGAATARDMTEAEICNRWLGAMTTAGLRLLDQGVARRPSDIDHLLVAGYGFPRWKGGPMHLADRRGLLVLRHDLRLWAAEDPVWTPASLLDRLIQDGRRLSVLDGSP